DNA from Nymphaea colorata isolate Beijing-Zhang1983 chromosome 4, ASM883128v2, whole genome shotgun sequence:
AGAGATAACAGGGGCGAAGCTATCAATTTCTCATTAGGGGGGCCAAACTATCGTTTCACAATTTTGACAGGCAtcgaatataatttttcaaaatttttatgtaagctaaatgtttttttttaattacatgtaGGCGGCCCTGTTGGCCTTCCCTTGGCTCCATCCCTGATTGTTACGATGAGAGAAGAAAATCTACAGCACCTGCAAGTACATCATTTGGCACCAGAACCCTGAACACAGCATAATGatggtttaaatttttttctccatGCAACCGATGAACAGTCCCTAGTGCACCAGCTCCTGAATTTGGGAAAGCAAAAAATATGCGTTTGATCCTCTGATGGAGAAGCGCCATGGCGCACCTTTAATATGAAACAAACGGACGTTCAATTAGAAAGCAAGCAATacgcagaagaagaagaaaggcctTAGCAGAATGTCAGTAACATACAAGCAACAAGGCTCCCATACAAGGTACGCATCAAAACCAGTGCAAAGATATGGCCGTGTTACATGAACTGTTTCTGATGATGCACAACCATTAGCTAGTGCTGTAGCATCTCCACCTGTTGCAATTACGGGGTTATCATCCTGCAACACGACAGAAATGTGTGAGTCATGATGACATCACAATTCAAAAACATAATATGGACAGTCTGATAGAAGATACTTAGAATACAGTTAtaacaaagttatgaaaaatAGCAATAACTCACTTCTGTTTGGATGCTTACTGCCCATCGATGCCATCCCAATCGGGTGAAATAATGGTGGCTAAGATggcaaagaaagggaaaaggatGATTGGTAGAGGATAGCTGGTGGTGCAGGAGTAGATACAGTTATAGATGGCCAGTGAATAGCAAAAGTGAGTGAGCTGTCAAAAGTCAAAAGAAGAGGATGGAAGTGGAACCACCATGGAGGGTGAGGTGGTGGCAAATGACAGGCTAATGGAAATTGTGCTGGCTATGTGATCATTTCAAACTGTCAGATAAAACTTTAGCTtcagtggtttttttttttttaaaaaaaaagaaatacttcCTTTGAAAAACAACTCTGACTTTTTTCCGGCCATGTCACTTATACTGAGTCCAAGTTCTCTATTAAGCAATGATCTCTTctaaatttaccatattttcaTGTCAACAGGATCGTGTAAACTCACATTTGAAGAATCTCTCTTTTGCCTTTTGGCAGTTAAATTAGCTGGGATCTCAAGGTCATCCTTGTCAATAATCCTTTCACCAGGAAAAagatccctgtctcttgcagcAGCCAGTTCAATTGCCACTATAGCAGCATGGCGCAAAGGGTGCCATGAAGAATGAAATTCAAGCTTTTCTGAAGAATTTGGAGCATGTGCTTGCTCTTGCTCGCTAACCCAGCCCCATGGATTCAGACAAGAAGCAGCAGCGCAAGGTAGAGCTTCACCATTTAAATCACAACTTGACAGCTTTATCATACCACTATCCATCTTATTAGATTGAGAATGTTGATCACCCATCATCACTTGGGATCGAGTGGTCTGCTCCGAAGTGCATTTTGTTGAGAGAACAGGCATTGAACATGTCTGATCACGTGCACAGGCAATCACCTGCCTCACCAGAGGATCAACAATGACCGCAGCATTGACGACCTGCATAATCGAAAATTTGAAAAGTTCTATGCTGATTAAGAAGAAGAGAACGATAGATGCCATCTTCAGATTGCGGTCTTATAAGCAGCTGTAAGCTCATGAGCACACAAAAAGGTCAGATAGGGGCATAGGGCCTGTTGTACAACAGTTATTTCATATAGCTACGCAATTTGATGGGACCTTTAAGCAAATataagcaaaaaggaaaatttaaaatgaaaggcCACCAAGGGAATTATTCATTCCTCCCATCTGGGCTTCCGCAGGGTGAGGGCACAATCAGATCAAGCAGTTTGTTGCGGTATGAAATATGAATAGCATTGCTGTGGTTGCTAGGAAGGACAAACAGTGGGTCAACAAGAGAGGCAAGGTCCTCTCACTAGATAATTCTGGAGTGAAGCTCCAATAACCAGCCGTATCCAGCATATTCTGCagacacttttttttcattgtttctaaTAGGAAGTGAGATCTATCTCTAAGTTCCACTTTTGAAGGGCCAGTCAATAAGTAATACTGTTGTAGGCAACACTTTTATATTGATGACAAAGTGTCAAGCATTGGTACTCTATGAAGAGATCCAAGGAACATTTTATATGCTAGAGATTTGAGATCTTTGGCTGGAAAGAAACCTCAAAAGCAAGCTATTTGGCCTACTCAAAGTATAATGGACGATAATTAGTCCCTAAGAAACGAGTAATTCATAAGCAAGAAACAAGTAATTCATAACAATACAATTTTCTACTGATGAGGACTGGACATTTTTGGTGACTAACTTGAATTCAAAGTTGAAATTTGAGGGAAAGAGTACCTTCTTCAtatatgaaccagattttgccagCTTTATGGCAAGCTGCATGAAACTAGTGACGATGCTTGTCTCTTCCTCATCAAGCCCACATGTCCCAGTCCTACTGCAAATGGAAGCAAGAAAGAAACATAAGAATTAGGTGGACAAACATAAACAGGACTAGAGATTAGCAAATTTACAATGTTGAAATATTAAAGACGAAGTTCATCTGATTTAACCAATcacaccaaaaaaagaaaatgagttagGCTGTTAATCCATTCATAATTACAAACTGGCCTCTGACATCAGCTTATTATGGAAGGTCAATCTTTAATCATGTTTTTTAGGGGGTAATTCTTGTTAATATAAATAACTAAAAGCAGCTCTGTGGTACTTCTTCTTGGGATTCAagagaataacaaaaaaattgataacCTTTACCACATTTAAGAGTTTAAAACAAGGGTACTTATTTCTACCAACTAAATATGCCAGTGAGATGTCTTATAAtctaattttcctttctctttttcctgaAAGTACAAATTAACATTCTTTTAGACTTCTTCCACTGAGCAAATGAATTAAAATCTTAACCTTACCGTATTTCTCTATTTTAGCTCCATTTTGATAGTTTTTGCATATTAGAAGCACAAGAAAATAGATGTATTGAATGTCAGTATAGTTTAATAAGCCAAAACATTACTCAATTATCATCATGATTTATAAAGTTTTGCCATAATTTAGTGTATAAAGGTTAGTAAATAGCATCGCCTTCACAAATATGATAAGAAGCAATTGTTTGTATTGCAACATGGTCAGGGCATAAGCATATCTTAATATTTCAATAAAAGTGAAGATTGCTGTAGATGGATGGAAACCATCCAAAAATTCAATGTGTAGTAATAAATGAAGCTGGGCTGGTATCGAAATGAGTTGATTGAATAGCCACAGGATCAGGATTTGTCATATTGGAAAAGAGTACAAAAGAACAGATAAAAgttcagttttgaaaagaaacttCTGAAAGGACTAGGAAAGTGGCACAAAGGAGCAGATTTTTATGAGTTCAAGACATACTCAATAGGTGGATGATATGATGTTGGCCAGAATTTGCACTGTTCCTCCCATTCTTCTTTTGTTAAAGCAGCATATTTTGGAACCTGCAACAGCATAAGTTTCACTAGATTAAGCAATCACTTTTCCTTATGAAAGTGCTACTCTATATAGATGTAATGCAGGAAGATTGGAGTTCAAAGTTAGATCACATTGCAAGACAGAAGAAAGTTAGAAGGAACAAATATTAAGCAACCTGCCCACAACAAACATCGTATAACGTTAAGCTTTCATGAGACAGGCCAAAATGCTGAGTAGTTAACAATATCCTAATAGCTTCAGTACTTGATAAAATCCCTATTTATACATGTGCTAAGATTCTagtttagtttcattttttgttgcatattttATTCATCGAGAAAAACATCAGTCGACAAATATCACACTGAGAATAAAAAAGGATGACTCACTCTCACAACGAAAGGATGCAATTTATGCATGTTTATCAGCTCTACAACGTCACTTGGCATTTCCAGTAACTGGTCACCTTGTTCGTGTGGCTGACATAAAATCACCGTTAATTGAACATTTCCTGCCAGACCAGAAGTGTCacctttaaattaaaaatattaagagAATCGATTAAGGATATCTGAATTCACTGGCGATGAATTCATCTGATCATGAAATCTTATAGGCTATAGTTCATAAAATTTCTGGCAGAAAGCACCAAATGTGTGCAGAATATGGTTACCCATTTTCTGTTAGGACCTGAAAACTAAAGACACTTTGACTAACAACAGCAAACGTGAAGTTGCAGAAATGTAAAAAATcatattacaaaataaaaatactaGCAATTCAAAATGGCTCTTGGAGATGCATATACCATCAACCACACTTCTCCGCACCCGCTTCACATGACGAAGATTCTCAAGTGGGGCTATTTGATTTAGTTGCCTATAAACCAAAAAGCGTTAAGCAATCAACACCAATTTCCAACAAAGCACCATGAGGTTTTCCAGTTACAGATTTGTAAGTACCTAAGGTTACGTACACACACTAACCTTACAAAAGTGTTGGCTAACTTTGGTTCTATAGTAACAGCAAACACATTCACTGcacaaaacaatagaaaaactGAGCCCGTCGGTGAATGCCTCAATGGCACCAAAAACGCAGAGACATAGTTGTTCCGAAAGAAGAACaaacagaagaaacaaaaaccacTTAACAAATCATAACCAGaagcaaacaaaaaggaaaaagagccGTGACGAGTTTAAATTCACAAGAAAATAGTTTACCACATGTTTCTCTATCAGAAGCTGGTAGCTGCCCAGGAACAAAGACCGCCTCCCACTTCGTTCTTCCCTCTCCCACCTCTCCAAAAGACATTTGTCAATATTGTTGGACCTTGGGCCTGGGTCCGCCCGTAACAAGCAGTATGATCCTGGCGTTTCgttagagcgagagagagagagagggagagggagagggagaagaaaagatACATGGGAAATGGGGCTGACGGAAGCGGAAAAGACGGTAAAGAAAACTGCAAGGAATTCAACCGGTCAAGGGAAGGCTCAGACTCGAGGGACCAACATCAGCCGTCCGATCTAGAGTGGATGGCTAGCGTTTTAAACAAACGACGGACTTTGCCAAAACTTAGCCCGCAGCCTAAAAACGAACCTTCATTCTACCAACTCATCAAACATGAACAACAAATGTGCTCGAGCTTTGAACCCTACTGGACCAAGATTCCGATGCAAAAGTTCCGTGCTGAACTTGAACCCAGTTAATAACCGGTCAGATATTAGCTATCAAAAAATTGACTAAATTATTTGTTCTATTATAATTAATTTAATGAATTAAATTATATCTATATTaattgatttaaataattgtaatcacatattaaaaaatttatagattTAGACTAAACCAGCTTATTTTGCACATCTTTTACCAAACCATTTTTGTGCAGCAGAAGCACTAGAAGCATCCCGACTTGGCAAGGCTACATCTGCTAGGCTAAAACTTGAGCCACAAGGTCAACGGCTCGATAAGCCCAGTAAAAGGAAACCCATgttgttacaaaaaaaaaaaaaacaaagaatgct
Protein-coding regions in this window:
- the LOC116252102 gene encoding tRNA-specific adenosine deaminase TAD3 isoform X1, whose amino-acid sequence is MSFGEVGEGRTKWEAVFVPGQLPASDRETCVNVFAVTIEPKLANTFVRQLNQIAPLENLRHVKRVRRSVVDGNVQLTVILCQPHEQGDQLLEMPSDVVELINMHKLHPFVVRVPKYAALTKEEWEEQCKFWPTSYHPPIDRTGTCGLDEEETSIVTSFMQLAIKLAKSGSYMKKVVNAAVIVDPLVRQVIACARDQTCSMPVLSTKCTSEQTTRSQVMMGDQHSQSNKMDSGMIKLSSCDLNGEALPCAAASCLNPWGWVSEQEQAHAPNSSEKLEFHSSWHPLRHAAIVAIELAAARDRDLFPGERIIDKDDLEIPANLTAKRQKRDSSNDDNPVIATGGDATALANGCASSETVHVTRPYLCTGFDAYLVWEPCCLCAMALLHQRIKRIFFAFPNSGAGALGTVHRLHGEKNLNHHYAVFRVLVPNDVLAGAVDFLLSS
- the LOC116252102 gene encoding tRNA-specific adenosine deaminase TAD3 isoform X2 → MSFGEVGEGRTKWEAVFVPGQLPASDRETCVNVFAVTIEPKLANTFVRQLNQIAPLENLRHVKRVRRSVVDGNVQLTVILCQPHEQGDQLLEMPSDVVELINMHKLHPFVVRVPKYAALTKEEWEEQCKFWPTSYHPPIDRTGTCGLDEEETSIVTSFMQLAIKLAKSGSYMKKVVNAAVIVDPLVRQVIACARDQTCSMPVLSTKCTSEQTTRSQVMMGDQHSQSNKMDSGMIKLSSCDLNGEALPCAAASCLNPWGWVSEQEQAHAPNSSEKLEFHSSWHPLRHAAIVAIELAAARDRDLFPGERIIDKDDLEIPANLTAKRQKRDSSNDDNPVIATGGDATALANGCASSETVHVTRPYLCTGFDAYLVWEPCCLCAMALLHQRIKRIFFAFPNSGAGALGTVHRLHGEKNLNHHYAVFRVLVPNDVLAET